In a single window of the bacterium genome:
- a CDS encoding FAD-dependent oxidoreductase, with translation MGKRLVLVGAGHAHLTTISAIRSLVKRGHTVTVIAPSDHHYYSGMAPGMLSGTYRPQEIRFNVYKLTTSRGGQFIKGKVTRINPAQQEVLLEGGQRVHYDVVSFNVGSVIPSGKMELGDGSVFPVKPIERIVEGRTAILDMWDGHDSGKPLELVVVGGGPAGVEMAGALWRLSRDNRIQSRTTLLTGSELLGLFPRRLQAKVRRSLGKRGIQIREGSRVTSIGAHRVTLEDGSTIPADITLLATGIIPSRLFAESGLPAAVDGGLLVNNYLQSVEYPQIFGGGDCVTLQEGPLARVGVYAVRENPVLLTNLAAALEEKPLQRFDPGSSEFLLILNMGDGTAVFRKGEWIFKGKPAFWIKDFIDRRFMRKFQLSGELEEEL, from the coding sequence ATGGGCAAACGTCTGGTATTGGTGGGGGCCGGCCACGCCCACCTGACAACGATCTCGGCCATCAGAAGCCTGGTCAAACGTGGTCACACGGTAACGGTGATAGCCCCGTCCGACCATCACTACTACTCCGGCATGGCACCCGGCATGCTTTCGGGCACCTACCGCCCCCAGGAGATCCGTTTTAACGTTTATAAGCTGACCACCAGCCGTGGCGGCCAGTTCATCAAAGGAAAAGTTACCAGGATCAACCCTGCCCAGCAAGAGGTCCTCCTGGAAGGTGGCCAACGTGTCCATTACGACGTCGTTTCCTTTAACGTTGGCAGCGTGATCCCATCCGGGAAGATGGAGCTGGGCGATGGATCAGTGTTTCCGGTCAAACCCATCGAAAGGATCGTGGAAGGACGAACCGCCATCCTGGACATGTGGGATGGGCACGATTCCGGGAAGCCTCTTGAACTTGTTGTCGTCGGAGGAGGCCCTGCGGGGGTGGAAATGGCGGGAGCCTTGTGGCGCCTTTCCAGGGATAACAGGATCCAAAGTCGGACCACTCTTTTGACCGGAAGCGAACTCCTCGGCCTTTTTCCCAGACGTCTTCAGGCCAAAGTTCGCCGTTCACTGGGAAAAAGAGGGATTCAGATCAGAGAGGGGTCGCGGGTTACATCAATAGGGGCCCACCGTGTCACCCTGGAGGACGGATCCACCATTCCCGCGGACATTACGCTTCTTGCCACCGGGATCATCCCCTCCCGTCTTTTTGCCGAATCCGGTTTACCTGCAGCCGTTGATGGCGGACTTCTTGTGAACAACTATCTCCAGAGTGTTGAATACCCCCAGATCTTCGGTGGGGGTGATTGCGTCACCCTTCAAGAGGGGCCCCTTGCCCGAGTAGGGGTCTATGCGGTCAGGGAAAACCCGGTGCTGCTGACCAACCTGGCTGCGGCCCTGGAAGAAAAACCTTTACAGAGGTTCGATCCCGGCAGCTCAGAATTCCTGCTCATTCTCAACATGGGGGATGGTACTGCGGTCTTTAGAAAGGGA